The genomic interval TGTATTAGAGGCACCACTCATAATGAAGCAAGCCTCCCAAATTACATGAGTACTGGAGAACCCAGAACTGACTGGGTTCCTCGTTCCATTATGCGCCTTctaccctgcccccccccccccccgatagcTACCACATACAGATGGCAAATGGGCTACACTGGAGATAGGATTTCACATCCAGGCAGTTACAGCACACACAGATGGAGGAAGGAATTGGGCTGACCTACCTTCTTAAGCTTGGGAGGATTAGTACAGAGTGACCATCCTGTAGACACAGGCCGTTGGACAATGTGTGTGCCCCATGTGCGTGAACAAATTCTGTCCCACTGAATGTCTCGTTTGCTTCAGGTGTCAACGTGTTTCTCGTGTCCCTGCAGGTAGAACGTCATGACATGAATACCCTCAGCCTACCCCTGAACATACGCCGAGGGGGGTCAGACACCAACCTCAACTTCGATGTCCCAGATGGTATCCTGGACTTCCACAAGGTCAAACCCAACACGGACAGCCTGAAACAAAAGATCTTAAAGGTGACGGAGCAGATCAAAATCGAGCAGACGTCCCGCGATGGGAACGTCGCCGAGTACCTGAAGCTGGTCAGCAGCGCGGACAAGCAGCAGGCCGGGCGCATCAAGCAAGTCTTCGAAAAGAAGAACCAGAAGTCGGCGCACTCCATCGCCCAGCTGCAGAAGAAGTTGGAGCAGTACCACAGAAAGCTGAGGGAGATCGAGCAGAACGGCGCCTCCAGGAGCTCCAAGGACATTTCCAAGGACAGCCTGAAGGAGATACACCACTCGCTGAAGGATGCCCACGTGAAGTCGCGAACTGCCCCCCACTGCCTGGAGAGCAGTAAGTCGAGCATGCCGGGGGTGTCCCTCACGCCCCCGGTGTTTGTCTTCAACAAGTCCAGGGAGTTTGCCAACCTGATCCGGAATAAGTTCGGCAGCGCCGACAACATCGCCCACTTGAAGAACTCCCTGGACGAGTTCAGGCCCGAGGCCGGCGCCAGGGCTTACGGGGGCAGCGCCACCATCGTGAACAAACCCAAGTACGGCAGCGATGACGAGTGCTCCAGCGGGACCTCCGGCTCGGCGGACAGCAACGGGAACCAGTCCTTCGGGGCCGGTGGGGCCGGCACGCTCGACGGCCAGGGCAAGCTGGCCATGAtcctggaggagctgagggagatCAAGGACACCCAAGCCCAGCTGGCGGAGGACATCGAGGCGCTGAAGGTGCAGTTCAAGAGGGAGTATGGCTTCATCTCTCAGAccctgcaggaggagaggtacAGGTACGTCCGTCGGGGCACCCCGCTGCGGTTCCTTTAGACACGCGAGCTACCAGCCGGAGAGGCTGTCTGCGTCTTAGAAAGTCACGTGCTAACGAACGTGTTGGCCGTAAATAGGGATGTGGGTGCAGAGGcatttaaaaattgatatttcTTTCCACCCTTCGTACCTCTGAAGTTCCATCATTTCTGGCTTATGGCTGACAATTAGAGGCAGACGTTATATGCGTGGGTCTCTTAAAACGTCATTATCCAAGCTGTGACTCACGTGCACATTAAGACATTGATTCATCAGACTTCTGTGATGGTCTTATTACGCTAATTTAGAGACCTGTTTCCCTCCGTAATACCAGTCAAGTGGACCTAATTTATTGGACAACGAGGTAGTGCTTGCTACGCAGGAATGACACGTTAAGTCCAGATACTCGGCACCCTTGTGAAAGCCCAGCAAGGCAGCGCAggtctggaaccccagcactagggggcAGTAGAGACAGGCGGGTCCCTAGAacatgccagccagccagcttagccaggttcagtgagagccccagtctcagaaaataaggtcgAGAAATGGCAAAGAAAAGCACCTggcatcagcctctggcctctatacacaCCCACAGCACAGatatttatatgcacacacaggtaacacacacacacacacacacacacacacacacacacacacacaagcattttaCTGTAAATGAGTGGGTCTCAGTCACCATCTTGAGATTAATATACTAATCCAAATCTTTTGGGGTCTCTCAGCCGTTTGTAAAAGTATGTGTTTTATAAGCTGCTGTTTATATGTTTACTGCTTTTTAATAAAGAATATAGATAACCAAATGTGAGATTATTTGCCCCATTTTGCTCATTAAAAAGATCCTCCCAAAGTACTTCAGACAAAATGCATCAACTTCTAAGATGTAAAGtaaattatgaatgtttattacatactaaaacatttaaattttaattacacATTTAACTTACACACTATTTTATACGTGATATATAATTTTGTCATAATTTAGAATATggctcttttttcatttttatgaaactTTATTGTGATGccaagatttgaactcagggcttcatgtatcTTAAGTGTGTGCTGTACCACTGACACATATCACCAGCCCTGAAACCATTTTTTAACTTTACGCATGCGTCTTGGATTTCATCATGTTCATCCCCCATGAGAACTGCTTTCCAAGCCGTGGCTTTTCCGAGAATGTGTTGACCTTAATTTCATCCAGCTAGTTTGAGAGACGGTATCTTTTGGACGCATGTCTTATCCCAAATCCCAAATCCTCCCTTGTGTGAGCTTTGGGCTGTCCTTACCACCACGTGTCCTCTGGTTTGTGATCCTGGCGACATAATCCTTGGGTGAATTACCTGAGAGACTTCAGAAGGCTTGCTTAGAACAGTGATAACGTTTGCCACCCATGAAGCTGAGCCTGAAGATCAAAATCAAAATCTGAATTAAACCTTtcacctactttaaaaaaaaaaatgatcctatCAGATGGCCTACATAAATGTCTAAAACTGGCGTGGGCCAGTCATTCCAGGTTAAGACATCCTCCCTCGATACTGCACCCTCTTTAAAGTAGGCAGGACAGAGTTTCAGATAAGACCCAAATCCTCTTCTCAGAGGTAGGTGTGGGAAAGGAGCTGTCTTTCCCTCACTTTTGGATTTTTGGATATGCTATCCCATAAGCCTTCTATAATTTGTGATGTGCTTAAGCTTAAAGTaggttttttaaagtttttttttttttaatgtgtatgagtattcTGCCCGAGTATGTATCTGGATACCATGTGCGTGCAGTGCCCACGAAGctagaagagggcgtcagatcccctacaactggagttacagacaattgtgagcccccatgtgggttctggggtttgaacccaggtcctcgggaagagtGGCCtgggctcttaaccgctgagccatctctccagccctgaggttGATTATTTATTAGCACTTAAAGTCTAAGAGCTGAAAAGCATGTTGGGGTGTTTAGCGTGAAATGGGGGGGTTGACTACGGGagtgaaaaactttttttttttcctcacaggctgtgtggctgtgagacCCCAATTACTGatgggcaggagagggagaagcCACTGCAGATGTGGCCGGTCCTGGCTTGTCCTTGCTACACAGCCATCTCCTAGCTAGGGGCAGCTGCAGCCCTGACAGAGTCTATCTGTCGTCATGGCAGCCAGTCTAGGTGCTGGTCGGGcatgggtagaaaaaaaaaaaagaaacaaacaaaacaggtttGATCTTGGTAAAGCCTCACAGAAGAGGACATAACAGTTAAGACTGTAGAGACAGGTCCCTTCTAGAATTGGGATTCACGGGTAACCCACATCATGTTCCCCACAAATAGACTCACCCTTTCAGAAAATGTCTTGTGGGGGATGAAAACAAGCCAAGGGccccaagacaaaaaaaaaaaaaagacgtcaTTCTAGAACATGCTGTTGGGACGCGTGCGGATGTGCTCAGTGTGGGCTCCTGTCTCTTTCAGGTATGAGCGACTGGAAGACCAGCTGCATGACCTGACGGAACTTCACCAGCATGAAACGGCCAACCTGAAGCAGGAGCTCGCCAGCGCCGAGGAGAAGGTGGCCTACCAGGCCTATGAGCGCTCGAGGGACATCCAGGTACGGGTCCCCTCCTGACGGAACCCTGGGGTAGGGTTTGGCCAGGCCTTAGCCCATGAGACATTCTAACTTGGTGCGTTTCCCTCAGCCCTCAATGCGTGTGGGTGCTACACTTATTTTCTCTACACAGACGTCTCCCATCCAcctcctggtcctcctggctTACGTTGACAGTGTTAACTGAGAGATTTTACCCTCCGCTCCTGTTGCCTAACTCAGTTGGCAAGGGTTTATCGCTAAATCCAACCCCACCAGAATTTTACGAAATTTCAAGTGTTGGGCAGCCCTGCCTTCAGGAAGCTTCCTGTGTAGGCAGGGAGTGTCCAAGAGCCGCATTCCATAGTGCAGAAATCCAGTCCTGCCGTACCCCACTAGCTGGCAGTCAGGCATTCCGTGGTGAAACACTGGATTTGAGTCCCAGGCCTGATATCTACCCAGTGTGGTTCTGAGCAAGCTTTGAGTCTCTTCATCTGTAAAGCAACTGTTTTGTATCTGTAAGGATGTCAAGCATTtgactgccagcctccaccaaaGCGCTGTccagggcttttctttttctgtttactcAATCGCCCTTGGAGGGTGGCTCCTATCGTTGTCCCCATTTCCCAGATCTGGAGACCGAGGCACAAAGAGGAGATGTGACCCGAACAGGGCCACAGGAGTCGTCCCTTGGGAATGGCTAAGAAGGCTGGACTGAAAGGGCTAGGCGGGACCCGGAAGGTGGACAGGAAGGGATGAGCAGATCCACAGAGAGTTCGTGTCATAAGCAAAGGCCAGCTGCAGGGCTTCCTCCCGCAGCCCCCAGGCTGCTATGAAACAAGCCTCGCTTCTTGATCACCTTTCTAAAGAGATGGTAAGAACAACCAGGAAGAGTCTCACCTTTTCAGATCCTCTGTAGTCTGTGTGTGAGCGGAAGGAAGGCCGTCGGCCCTCTGAATCCCAGCAAAAGATGGCGGTTTCTCCCTGGTGTGCGTGCAGCAGTCCGGCTTTTATTCTGCCCTGGTGGAGTTTGTGTTTGCTGATCCCAGAGGTCTGCTTGGACAGTGCTGGGAAGCAGAGCTTCAGAGCTGACGGGAAACGTGGTCCCCAGAGAGCAGGGGACACTGGAGGACGACATAGGCTGTTCTCTGAGTGAGGAGCCTCAGCGTCCCCAGTGACTGGCGTGGGGAACAGAGCCATCCTCTGTTAGGTCActctatttaaaacattttttattatatttactcgtgtgtgtgtgtgtgtgtgtgtgtgtgtgtgtgtgtgtgtgtgtgtgtgtgtgccccacaGCACACATACAATGATTACAGAAGAACTTGCAGGAACCAGTTCCCCTTCCTGCCTGTGGGTCTCGGGAATCGAATTCGGCTCATCAGAActggcagccagtgctctcgCCCACTGGGCCGTCTGACCAGCCGCGAGGCCGTCTTACTTTAGAACAGGTCGGGGATATCACTGGGTGGTGTCTGGATGTGCCGTTTCCTCGTTTAGGAGATGGCTCGGATTAGCATTGTCCTCATTTCTTAAGAAACCCATTCTGGGAGTGAGGAGGTCAGACCTCGGGAGGGGCTCCGCCGAGGGGACTGTAACTTCAGAAGAGTTCATCTCAACATGCCCCAGCTCCCGTCTCTAGTCAGAACTAGAAAGAGCGGCTCGCTAGATGACAAGGGTCACGGAGCCTCAAAGCAGGCTCTACTCCTCAGTCTCCGTGGGAGCCCGGCCAAGTCAGTGCCGTGTGCCTCCGATCCCTCGTCTTCAAAAAGTTCAGAAGATGAAAGAGAGTGTTCAGGCGTTTATTGCGCCGGAGTCTTCGCCTGGCGCGTCATAAACAGGCAAGAGGTcctgctgcttttcttctttatctCACTCTTGAGCAGCAACATTCCTCAAGGCTCTTAGCATCCAACCTCTCCGATTTCCTCTCTTGCTTACGTCCTTGGTTCTTGTAAGCTGGACTTCCAACAGGGATGGGCTACAATGGTGCACGTGGCCAGTGCCCACAGATCCACACAATGTTTGCTGTTATTTTAACTggctgacacccccccccccacacacacacacacacccctttaaaaGCCTGAATATCCAGTCTGAACTACTGAACATCATCGCTTCCTCTGTCTGCATCCAAAACAAGTTAAATACTACACCAAGGACGTCCTGGCCACCCTGGGGCTTAGCATCTCCCGATGCCCGCCGTGGGCAAACTGACTTGCAATTCGCTGCCTACGttttcttggatttttcttttttagtgagAAATTGGCAGCGGTTCTAAGGTGAATTCTAAGATTAGTCCGAGGAGATGTGGACTTCTCTGCCCTAAACTGAGTCAAAGTGCCAAAAATGACGGTCCTCTGTCATACCATGCCTaaaatgggaggaaaaaaaaaaacaaaaaacctggccCCGACGCTGAAAGCAAACCCACCCTCCTGCACATGCCTGTTAGCGCCGTCAGCCAGCGCCGTTTAAATGTGAAGATCTGAAAAAGTTTTATCCTTTGGTCGGTAGCCTAGTATAATGAAAGTTGCTATAGTAACAGAGAGCCCTGTTCTCTGGCCCAGAGAGTGTATTCAGCAGGAGAAAAGCAAATCAATGTTGGAACCATTATACTTGCTTAAAGCCTGGAAAGGTGACCGTACCCAGCTGCACAAGCACATTGGCAAATGATTGCCACCGCGCTGGAGGGGGAGCGGGCATGCCGCCGCCACCTCCTGGGTGGCTCTTTGTTCCCAAGGGGCTCGGTTGGGCTTGCCTCTGGAAACTGACATCCTGTTACTGGCCGCCAGGCTCTGCGGCTGGTATGTGGTACCTGCCGCAATGCAGCACCGCTCTGCCCTGAGGTGGACAATGAGGGCAAGGTgggactgtctgtctgtctgcaacTTGAGTGCCTCCCAGCCCTGCAGAAAGGCTGACTGGAGACTCGCTGGGTCGCGGAGGGCTTCCCTCCGGCCATGTCCCTGAGGATGAGACCTCTGAGATCCACGTGGGCGATCCACGGGTGAAGAGAAGGGGGCGCTTCGGTGTTTCCAGCAGTGTGCACTGCGTGGACAGAGTCCCCAGCAGGTTCCGAACCTGGAAGAAATCGGTTTGGCCGGAGCACTGTGGGAAGGCAGGAAAAGACGGCTGAGCATAGGTCGGGCCCAGCAAGGATTTAGAAAGTGTGATGAAAAGGGGCGTCCCATGTGTGTGTCTTTCAAAGGTCGCTTGGACTATTAGAGGGAATGTGGATGGTGGAGCATATGGGGTGTGACATTCATGCCACATCGCGGCGAGCAAGAGGTCCTGGTGACCTCCAGTGGAACGGGGACTATGTGAGAGGAAAAATGGATTAAGATAGATGGTGGGTGCTGCGTTGGTGGAGCCGACCGATGGTTGGACAATCGACGTGTCAAGGGGTGCTCTTGGGCCTTTGTCCTGAGAGTCCTAGTGAGGTTCGGAGTTGGCTCCACCCCTTCTCAGTTTGTTCCTGACAGTGCCAACAGATGCCAATGTTTCGCCTCACTGTATGTCCTGTATAAATGTACTGAAGTGGATGTGGCCGGGAATGATGGTATGTGGCTCAAATCtcaggtcccagcacttgggaaggttgaggcaggaggattagacgCTTAAGGCCAGGTTGGACTACTTCCCAGGAGACCTCacaccaaaagcaaacaaaagtagATCACCATAGCGCTCACTTATGGCGTTTTATggttgcatgcacatgtgtacaactACCCAGGACAGGGTAAAATGAGTCTTGGGCTTCCTGCCTTGTAGCTTGGTCCCTCACCATCAGTTTGGAGGTCTGAAGCTGCCCAGGCACCAGGGGTTCAGAGCTGGGGCTTCCGGCACATCTGGGCATGTGTTCCCCCACAAGGCCTGTGGTTCCCGCTGGCCTCTGATCCTTGCTCTCCTCTCGCCCCCGCCCCACAGGAAGCCTTGGAATCTTGCCAGACGCGCATCTCCAAGCTGGAGTTGCACCAACAGGAGCAGCAGACCCTGCAGACGGATGCCGTGAACGCCAAGGTGCTGCTGGGGAAATGCATCAACGTGGTCCTGGCCTTCATGACCGTCATCCTGGTGTGCGTGTCCACCCTGGCCAAGTTCGTCTCGCCCATGATGAAGAGTCGCTTCCACATTCTGGGCACCTTCTTTGCCGTGACTCTCCTCGCAATATTTTGTAAAAACTGGGACCATATTCTGTGTGCCATAGAAAGGACAATAATCCCAAGATGAGCCCGCTGGTTCCTGCCTTCACggtctctcaatttttttttttttttttttttattattttggagaAAACTCTGTGCATACGACCAAATTCCTGAATGAACGACTGTGCCAAAGATGGCGAGGGGGACTGAAGCTGTGTGGTGTAAATAATTAGAATCTCTTAACCCGGTAGCGGTTGCCAACACGGGTCCCCGTGCGCGGTTAACGTGAAACTGTCCCAGAGTTCTCCCCACATTGCTCACCGCCTTAATCAGAGCACATCTCCAGCCCACCTGGCGAGCCCGGGGTGATAAAGCCCCGTTCGTTCGTGGAGCGCTGGGCATGAAGGGTGACCCCGAGGAAAGGGAGGCGCCTCCCTCTATTTCCCATGAATCTCTGTCACACTGAGCTTCGTGATCGCTAACAGCTGTGTTCTCTCTgagcgccccacccccaccccccaaccagcAGGGAGATGGCGGTAGGGTTCAGAGAAAGTGAAGCCAAACACAAGACTTGGCAGCGGTGAGCTCTTGGGGGGGTGGTCTGTGGCAGCTCAGTCTCTCTGGGATCCATCCCACTCGCCCCCGGGTGACCCTGTGTCGTGTTATGTACCCGGTGGTGTTCACATGGGGTCGACTGTGTTCTGTCCTTGTAACATGGACATGTTATAGCTGCTTCTGCGGCGAAAGTCCGCCTAACCGGTAGCGCCTGCCCTCTATACCCAGTAGGCACGGGCTCTCCTTATGCCCAGGGAACCGCACCCCTGAGCTCATCGTACCTGGTGAGAAGTGCCCTGCCCTCGGAGCACGTCGCCAGGCCTTGATCACCCTGTAGCTCTGAAAACCCGGGGTGCTGCGAGGATCCCTGGGGAGGCTTATGCTCTGGCAGTTGTCAACTGTGATACATCCCCTTAGAGAACGGGGTGCGCTTTCACGCGATTCACTCTCCTCTCGGGTCTGCGGAGATCAGATTGCAAAGCTTGTTCAGGAAACGCAAACAAATGATGCTCCCGTTgctcggtttttttttttatttttctcaaagacAACAAAAATCAGACTTCATAAAGCTTCATGGGAGCCGAGGCGGGACACGGGAGGCCGAAGAGGGATTGGACGTTTGGTCTAGTCAGAGGATGGATGGTGGCTAGGTTAGTGGGAGCCTTATACCCAGATGAGATCGGAGGGGTCCACTTAGGGACGTGAAGGGCAGCAGGAATAAGATGGACTGAGTCCAGGGCCGAGGCTAAGTTGCCGTCGGCCATCTTGTAGGCACGCAGTAAGACAAGTCCTGGGGGAGGTCACAGAACACACGCACTGCCAGGGAGCAGAACACAGCAGGCAGGCGCCGCTGTGTTCGCGGGGTGCCGT from Peromyscus maniculatus bairdii isolate BWxNUB_F1_BW_parent chromosome 18, HU_Pman_BW_mat_3.1, whole genome shotgun sequence carries:
- the Tmcc3 gene encoding transmembrane and coiled-coil domain protein 3 isoform X1, which gives rise to MNTLSLPLNIRRGGSDTNLNFDVPDGILDFHKVKPNTDSLKQKILKVTEQIKIEQTSRDGNVAEYLKLVSSADKQQAGRIKQVFEKKNQKSAHSIAQLQKKLEQYHRKLREIEQNGASRSSKDISKDSLKEIHHSLKDAHVKSRTAPHCLESSKSSMPGVSLTPPVFVFNKSREFANLIRNKFGSADNIAHLKNSLDEFRPEAGARAYGGSATIVNKPKYGSDDECSSGTSGSADSNGNQSFGAGGAGTLDGQGKLAMILEELREIKDTQAQLAEDIEALKVQFKREYGFISQTLQEERYRYERLEDQLHDLTELHQHETANLKQELASAEEKVAYQAYERSRDIQEALESCQTRISKLELHQQEQQTLQTDAVNAKVLLGKCINVVLAFMTVILVCVSTLAKFVSPMMKSRFHILGTFFAVTLLAIFCKNWDHILCAIERTIIPR
- the Tmcc3 gene encoding transmembrane and coiled-coil domain protein 3 isoform X6, which produces MNTLSLPLNIRRGGSDTNLNFDVPDGILDFHKVKPNTDSLKQKILKVTEQIKIEQTSRDGNVAEYLKLVSSADKQQAGRIKQVFEKKNQKSAHSIAQLQKKLEQYHRKLREIEQNGASRSSKDISKDSLKEIHHSLKDAHVKSRTAPHCLESSKSSMPGVSLTPPVFVFNKSREFANLIRNKFGSADNIAHLKNSLDEFRPEAGARAYGGSATIVNKPKYGSDDECSSGTSGSADSNGNQSFGAGGAGTLDGQGKLAMILEELREIKDTQAQLAEDIEALKVQFKREYGFISQTLQEERYRYERLEDQLHDLTELHQHETANLKQELASAEEKVAYQAYERSRDIQGDKILAESLRWQDVEHLQRFFRVDRYFDSIITNAGTTRWKYI
- the Tmcc3 gene encoding transmembrane and coiled-coil domain protein 3 isoform X4, with protein sequence MSLSKQTGNKHRTEVERHDMNTLSLPLNIRRGGSDTNLNFDVPDGILDFHKVKPNTDSLKQKILKVTEQIKIEQTSRDGNVAEYLKLVSSADKQQAGRIKQVFEKKNQKSAHSIAQLQKKLEQYHRKLREIEQNGASRSSKDISKDSLKEIHHSLKDAHVKSRTAPHCLESSKSSMPGVSLTPPVFVFNKSREFANLIRNKFGSADNIAHLKNSLDEFRPEAGARAYGGSATIVNKPKYGSDDECSSGTSGSADSNGNQSFGAGGAGTLDGQGKLAMILEELREIKDTQAQLAEDIEALKVQFKREYGFISQTLQEERYRYERLEDQLHDLTELHQHETANLKQELASAEEKVAYQAYERSRDIQEALESCQTRISKLELHQQEQQTLQTDAVNAKVLLGKCINVVLAFMTVILVCVSTLAKFVSPMMKSRFHILGTFFAVTLLAIFCKNWDHILCAIERTIIPR
- the Tmcc3 gene encoding transmembrane and coiled-coil domain protein 3 isoform X2; protein product: MPGSDTALTVDRTYSDPGRHHRCKSRVERHDMNTLSLPLNIRRGGSDTNLNFDVPDGILDFHKVKPNTDSLKQKILKVTEQIKIEQTSRDGNVAEYLKLVSSADKQQAGRIKQVFEKKNQKSAHSIAQLQKKLEQYHRKLREIEQNGASRSSKDISKDSLKEIHHSLKDAHVKSRTAPHCLESSKSSMPGVSLTPPVFVFNKSREFANLIRNKFGSADNIAHLKNSLDEFRPEAGARAYGGSATIVNKPKYGSDDECSSGTSGSADSNGNQSFGAGGAGTLDGQGKLAMILEELREIKDTQAQLAEDIEALKVQFKREYGFISQTLQEERYRYERLEDQLHDLTELHQHETANLKQELASAEEKVAYQAYERSRDIQEALESCQTRISKLELHQQEQQTLQTDAVNAKVLLGKCINVVLAFMTVILVCVSTLAKFVSPMMKSRFHILGTFFAVTLLAIFCKNWDHILCAIERTIIPR
- the Tmcc3 gene encoding transmembrane and coiled-coil domain protein 3 isoform X3 encodes the protein MMLMRKEGIKAATVPHLTAWLVTYTCWVERHDMNTLSLPLNIRRGGSDTNLNFDVPDGILDFHKVKPNTDSLKQKILKVTEQIKIEQTSRDGNVAEYLKLVSSADKQQAGRIKQVFEKKNQKSAHSIAQLQKKLEQYHRKLREIEQNGASRSSKDISKDSLKEIHHSLKDAHVKSRTAPHCLESSKSSMPGVSLTPPVFVFNKSREFANLIRNKFGSADNIAHLKNSLDEFRPEAGARAYGGSATIVNKPKYGSDDECSSGTSGSADSNGNQSFGAGGAGTLDGQGKLAMILEELREIKDTQAQLAEDIEALKVQFKREYGFISQTLQEERYRYERLEDQLHDLTELHQHETANLKQELASAEEKVAYQAYERSRDIQEALESCQTRISKLELHQQEQQTLQTDAVNAKVLLGKCINVVLAFMTVILVCVSTLAKFVSPMMKSRFHILGTFFAVTLLAIFCKNWDHILCAIERTIIPR
- the Tmcc3 gene encoding transmembrane and coiled-coil domain protein 3 isoform X5 yields the protein MMLMRKEGIKVERHDMNTLSLPLNIRRGGSDTNLNFDVPDGILDFHKVKPNTDSLKQKILKVTEQIKIEQTSRDGNVAEYLKLVSSADKQQAGRIKQVFEKKNQKSAHSIAQLQKKLEQYHRKLREIEQNGASRSSKDISKDSLKEIHHSLKDAHVKSRTAPHCLESSKSSMPGVSLTPPVFVFNKSREFANLIRNKFGSADNIAHLKNSLDEFRPEAGARAYGGSATIVNKPKYGSDDECSSGTSGSADSNGNQSFGAGGAGTLDGQGKLAMILEELREIKDTQAQLAEDIEALKVQFKREYGFISQTLQEERYRYERLEDQLHDLTELHQHETANLKQELASAEEKVAYQAYERSRDIQEALESCQTRISKLELHQQEQQTLQTDAVNAKVLLGKCINVVLAFMTVILVCVSTLAKFVSPMMKSRFHILGTFFAVTLLAIFCKNWDHILCAIERTIIPR